The following proteins are co-located in the Nitrospira sp. genome:
- a CDS encoding YifB family Mg chelatase-like AAA ATPase, whose product MLANVLSAAIVGVDAHLVDVEVDISSGLPQFSIVGLPDATVRESRDRVRAALKNSGFHFPVKKVTVNLAPANIKKEGAGLDLAIALGILAAEDLIPPEAVKDFVFVGELSLDGRLKPIPGALSIGAVCRRRHPVLISAENAGEAALVEGAEVFPIHTLPQAVEFLRGTLTIAKVSVSQDGSASSGLPEDEDFADVKGQAHAKRAIEVAAAGGHNLLMMGPPGAGKTMLARRLPGILPLLAQEEALETSRIHSVVGQLSQEQPLMRRRPFRAPHHSISEAGLIGGGTIPRPGEVSLAHNGVLFLDEAGEFGRATLDGLRQPLEDGHVTVTRVSGSLRFPARFMLVAAMNPCPCGYYGDRTKDCVCSAAQVRRYRGRLSGPLLDRLDLQIEVPAVPIRALGDDMATSDSSAVIRARVMAARARQAERYRGDGIYTNAQLKPRHLKQYCALDLQSRELLEQAMTRLGFSARAHGRILRVARTIADLAESGSIAPAHLAEAIQYRSFDRRVEL is encoded by the coding sequence GTGCTGGCCAACGTGTTAAGTGCGGCGATTGTGGGCGTCGATGCGCATCTGGTTGACGTGGAAGTCGATATCTCTTCCGGTCTTCCTCAGTTCTCCATCGTCGGACTGCCCGATGCGACGGTGCGTGAGAGTCGTGACCGGGTCCGTGCCGCCCTCAAAAATAGTGGCTTCCACTTTCCTGTGAAAAAAGTCACGGTCAATCTGGCGCCCGCGAATATCAAGAAGGAAGGGGCCGGCCTGGATTTGGCCATTGCGCTGGGCATTCTGGCGGCAGAAGATCTCATTCCGCCTGAAGCGGTGAAGGATTTTGTGTTTGTGGGGGAACTCTCGCTGGACGGTCGCCTGAAGCCTATCCCCGGCGCGCTTTCGATCGGTGCTGTCTGCCGACGTCGTCATCCAGTGCTGATCTCGGCCGAGAACGCGGGGGAGGCGGCTCTAGTCGAGGGCGCAGAAGTGTTCCCGATTCATACGTTGCCGCAGGCCGTGGAATTCTTGCGCGGTACGTTGACCATCGCTAAAGTATCGGTCTCGCAGGATGGTTCGGCCTCTTCCGGACTTCCGGAAGACGAAGATTTCGCCGACGTGAAGGGGCAGGCCCATGCGAAACGGGCGATCGAGGTGGCTGCAGCCGGCGGGCATAACCTGCTCATGATGGGACCTCCGGGCGCAGGCAAGACGATGCTGGCTCGTCGTCTGCCGGGAATATTGCCGCTACTGGCTCAGGAGGAGGCGCTGGAGACCAGTCGCATTCATAGCGTAGTCGGGCAACTATCCCAAGAGCAGCCGCTCATGCGACGCCGGCCCTTTCGGGCCCCGCATCACAGTATTTCCGAGGCCGGCCTGATCGGTGGTGGAACGATACCACGACCGGGAGAAGTCTCGTTGGCCCACAACGGCGTGCTGTTCCTGGATGAGGCCGGTGAGTTCGGACGTGCGACGCTGGACGGACTGAGGCAACCGCTTGAGGATGGGCATGTGACCGTGACGCGCGTCAGTGGTTCCCTGCGGTTTCCTGCCCGGTTTATGCTGGTGGCTGCAATGAACCCCTGTCCCTGTGGCTACTATGGAGATCGGACCAAGGATTGTGTGTGCAGCGCCGCGCAAGTGCGACGGTACCGGGGGCGCTTGTCCGGCCCGTTGCTGGATCGTCTTGATCTGCAGATTGAAGTGCCGGCTGTCCCGATTCGCGCGCTTGGAGACGACATGGCTACCAGCGATTCTTCCGCTGTGATCCGCGCGAGGGTGATGGCTGCGCGGGCGCGGCAGGCGGAGCGGTATCGTGGTGATGGCATTTACACCAATGCCCAATTGAAACCGCGTCACCTGAAGCAGTATTGTGCATTGGATCTGCAGAGCCGTGAGCTGCTGGAGCAGGCCATGACCCGGTTGGGGTTTTCTGCCCGAGCCCATGGACGTATCCTCCGCGTGGCGCGTACTATTGCCGACCTGGCCGAGTCTGGTAGTATCGCTCCCGCGCATCTGGCCGAAGCGATTCAGTACCGGAGTTTTGATCGACGAGTCGAGTTGTGA
- the clpB gene encoding ATP-dependent chaperone ClpB — protein sequence MDMNRMTVKLQEALQSASALAMRRGHQGIDVEHLLLALMEQEGGIAGSLLEQAGVSPAAVRQAAEQALTKVAQVHGPGAAPGQIHLTPRLGSLLTKAEERMKELHDDFVSVEHIILAMVEEGGVFRRLNLTRERLLTALQQVRGNQRVTSQDPEGTYQALEKYGRDLTKLAGQGKLDPVIGRDDEIRRTIQILSRRTKNNPVLIGEPGVGKTAIVEGLAQRIVKGDVPEGLKQKRVVVLDMGALVAGAKFRGEFEERLKAVLKEIQSAQGQVLLFIDELHTVVGAGAAEGAMDAANLLKPMLARGEMHLIGATTLDEYRKHIEKDAALERRFQTVLVDQPTVEDTISILRGLKERYEVHHGVRIKDAALVAAAKLSNRYIGDRFLPDKAIDLVDESAARLRTEIDSLPAELDEVSRKVLQLEIEREALKKETDAGSKARLHSIEKELTEKNRDLQALKTRWESEKNSVSKLRKIRQQIEEVKQKIEQSERAYDLNKVAELRYGELPRLERELELEQQHLGKKQNESRLLKEEVDEEDIAAVVSRWTGIPVTRLVEGEMEKLLKLDELLHRRVVGQEQAVTAVADAVLRARSGIKDPNRPIGSFLFLGPTGVGKTELARALSVTLFDDESNLIRIDMSEYMEKHTVARLIGAPPGYVGYEEGGQLTEAVRRHPFSVILFDEIEKAHHDVFNILLQVLDDGRLTDSQGRTVDFKNTVLIMTSNIGSQHILEAQQAGASYETMKAQVTGELRAHFRPEFLNRVDEIVVFHALGNEHLAKIVEIQLERLRARLVERRITLTVTPDALQNLGRRGYDPVYGARPLKRLIQQEIETPMARQLIKGELRDGDTAVVDLKDGHIAIVPTIAP from the coding sequence ATGGATATGAACCGGATGACCGTCAAGCTACAAGAGGCGTTGCAGAGCGCATCCGCCCTTGCCATGCGCCGGGGGCACCAGGGCATTGATGTCGAACACCTGCTCCTTGCCCTGATGGAGCAAGAAGGAGGGATAGCCGGATCCTTGCTGGAACAGGCCGGGGTGTCTCCCGCTGCTGTTCGCCAGGCCGCGGAGCAGGCCCTGACCAAAGTGGCTCAAGTTCACGGGCCGGGCGCCGCTCCCGGGCAGATCCATCTCACGCCCCGCTTGGGCTCGCTGCTGACGAAAGCCGAAGAGCGGATGAAGGAACTCCATGACGATTTCGTGAGCGTCGAGCACATTATCTTGGCCATGGTGGAGGAAGGCGGTGTCTTTCGCCGGCTCAATCTCACACGCGAGCGCCTGCTGACGGCCCTGCAGCAGGTACGAGGAAATCAGCGAGTGACCAGTCAAGACCCTGAAGGCACCTATCAGGCGTTGGAAAAATACGGGCGGGACCTCACGAAACTCGCCGGGCAAGGCAAGTTGGATCCGGTCATCGGGCGCGACGACGAAATCCGACGGACCATTCAGATTCTCTCACGTCGCACCAAGAACAATCCCGTCCTCATCGGTGAGCCGGGTGTCGGTAAAACGGCCATCGTGGAGGGACTTGCACAACGCATCGTCAAGGGAGATGTCCCGGAAGGGCTCAAGCAAAAGCGCGTGGTCGTCCTTGATATGGGCGCGCTCGTCGCCGGAGCCAAGTTTCGCGGTGAATTCGAAGAACGATTAAAAGCCGTCCTCAAGGAAATCCAGTCGGCGCAAGGGCAGGTGTTACTGTTCATCGACGAACTTCATACCGTGGTGGGAGCCGGCGCGGCGGAAGGTGCCATGGATGCCGCGAATCTGCTCAAGCCCATGCTGGCCAGAGGCGAGATGCACCTCATTGGCGCCACAACCCTCGACGAGTACCGTAAACACATCGAGAAAGACGCCGCGTTGGAACGCCGCTTTCAAACGGTCCTCGTGGACCAACCGACCGTCGAAGACACCATTTCAATCCTCCGCGGCTTGAAAGAACGCTACGAAGTGCACCACGGGGTGCGGATCAAGGATGCGGCGCTGGTTGCGGCAGCCAAATTGTCGAACCGCTATATCGGCGACCGGTTTCTGCCTGACAAAGCCATCGACCTGGTCGACGAGTCTGCCGCACGCCTTCGAACGGAGATCGACAGCTTGCCGGCCGAGTTGGACGAAGTCTCGCGCAAGGTGCTTCAGCTTGAGATCGAACGGGAAGCGCTGAAAAAGGAAACGGATGCGGGCAGCAAGGCACGGCTGCACTCGATTGAAAAAGAACTGACCGAGAAAAATCGCGATCTCCAGGCGCTCAAGACGCGCTGGGAATCCGAGAAAAACTCGGTCAGTAAGCTCAGAAAAATCCGTCAGCAGATCGAAGAGGTCAAACAAAAAATCGAGCAGTCCGAACGCGCGTACGACTTGAATAAGGTGGCTGAACTGCGCTACGGCGAGCTGCCGAGGCTCGAACGGGAACTCGAACTGGAGCAGCAACACCTCGGCAAGAAACAAAACGAAAGCCGTCTCCTCAAGGAAGAAGTGGATGAAGAAGATATCGCCGCCGTCGTCAGTCGATGGACCGGTATCCCTGTCACCCGTCTGGTCGAAGGCGAAATGGAAAAACTCCTGAAGCTGGACGAACTTTTGCACCGGCGCGTAGTAGGACAGGAACAAGCCGTCACTGCAGTGGCAGATGCCGTACTCCGCGCACGCTCCGGCATCAAGGATCCCAATCGCCCCATCGGATCGTTTTTGTTCCTCGGGCCCACCGGCGTCGGCAAAACAGAACTGGCGCGGGCGCTTTCGGTCACGCTGTTCGATGATGAGTCGAACCTCATCCGCATCGACATGTCAGAGTATATGGAGAAACACACGGTCGCGCGACTGATCGGCGCTCCTCCCGGCTATGTCGGATACGAAGAAGGCGGCCAGCTGACCGAAGCCGTACGACGGCATCCGTTCTCCGTCATTCTCTTCGACGAAATCGAAAAGGCACACCACGACGTCTTCAACATTCTCTTGCAGGTCCTCGACGACGGACGGCTGACTGATTCCCAGGGCCGAACCGTGGACTTCAAAAACACCGTGCTGATCATGACGTCGAATATCGGGAGCCAGCATATCCTGGAGGCCCAACAGGCCGGCGCCTCGTATGAGACGATGAAGGCTCAAGTGACCGGCGAACTACGGGCACACTTCCGGCCTGAATTCCTGAACCGGGTCGATGAGATTGTGGTTTTCCATGCCTTGGGCAATGAACACCTGGCGAAGATCGTGGAGATCCAGCTGGAGCGGTTGCGCGCACGGCTGGTGGAACGACGGATTACCCTGACGGTGACGCCGGACGCTCTGCAGAACCTCGGGCGGCGCGGTTACGACCCCGTATACGGAGCGAGACCGCTGAAGCGGCTCATTCAGCAGGAAATCGAAACCCCTATGGCGCGCCAGCTGATCAAAGGAGAGCTACGCGACGGAGATACGGCAGTAGTGGATCTTAAGGACGGACACATTGCCATTGTACCGACAATCGCGCCGTAG
- a CDS encoding HAMP domain-containing histidine kinase, with translation MRLSIFWRLILTYVVIIAVMTAVNIYALLQIRTLAGLNTEVGSHHHPEIESAKRLLSSFYEQIQSEKKYVAVPAATFLEHFDAESKDFQLVLHGLLTRDTSEPEIRLVREVERLQQAHLALFHAQLAEGVGQLPELSAAYDERRDALAGKMASTLQQYIGLHEARIAVGVNESHASSVHAEAVTRQLVLVALMFGLGMAAVASYNILRPLRRLQSTIQEMGQGNFRATMDGQAPRELRELGDTVKWMGARLQQLDDIKSEFLAHVSHELRTPMASIQEGTHLLLDEIPGPLTQDQRTTLRIMSDSSRRLMYLISTILDLSKMESGMMEYRFAPTDLRRVADISVNKIRLLADAKQVRLLVEAPVERHWVRADSARIEQVLDNLLSNALKYSPEGAAVKLHMEPRRDEGLMFVDVTDCGPGIPTEEVPHIFERFYQGRTKTRHVSVGSGLGLALAKKVVEAHGGRIWVDSEVGKGTTVRFMLCLTKPGILA, from the coding sequence GTGCGCCTCTCGATTTTCTGGCGACTGATTCTGACGTATGTGGTCATCATTGCGGTGATGACAGCCGTTAATATCTATGCTTTGCTGCAAATTCGAACATTGGCCGGCCTCAATACCGAGGTTGGCTCCCATCATCATCCTGAAATTGAGTCGGCAAAGCGGCTGCTGAGCTCGTTTTACGAGCAAATTCAGAGCGAGAAAAAGTATGTGGCGGTACCGGCGGCCACGTTTCTCGAGCACTTCGACGCCGAAAGCAAGGATTTTCAACTGGTCTTGCATGGCTTGCTCACGCGAGACACCTCTGAGCCTGAGATCCGGTTGGTACGAGAAGTGGAGCGGCTCCAGCAGGCGCATTTGGCTCTTTTTCATGCGCAACTTGCGGAGGGTGTTGGACAACTTCCGGAGTTGAGCGCAGCCTATGATGAACGAAGAGACGCCCTAGCCGGGAAGATGGCCTCGACTCTGCAGCAGTACATCGGGCTTCATGAGGCGCGTATCGCGGTGGGAGTGAATGAGTCTCATGCGAGCTCGGTTCATGCGGAAGCGGTCACACGGCAATTAGTGTTGGTGGCATTGATGTTCGGGCTCGGTATGGCTGCGGTGGCGAGTTACAACATCCTGCGACCGCTGCGCCGGCTGCAGTCGACGATTCAGGAAATGGGGCAGGGAAATTTCCGGGCAACAATGGATGGTCAGGCACCCCGTGAACTTCGAGAATTAGGTGATACAGTGAAGTGGATGGGGGCCAGGCTGCAGCAACTCGACGATATTAAAAGCGAGTTTCTTGCCCATGTGTCCCATGAGCTTCGCACGCCGATGGCTTCGATCCAAGAGGGGACCCATCTTCTCCTGGATGAAATCCCAGGCCCCCTGACGCAGGACCAGCGGACGACATTACGGATCATGTCCGACAGTAGCCGGCGATTGATGTACCTGATTTCGACGATTCTCGACCTGTCGAAAATGGAGTCCGGCATGATGGAATATCGATTTGCTCCGACCGACCTGAGGCGGGTTGCTGACATCTCAGTCAATAAAATCAGGTTGTTGGCGGATGCGAAACAAGTGCGACTCCTGGTCGAAGCTCCGGTCGAACGCCACTGGGTGAGAGCTGACAGCGCTCGCATCGAACAAGTGCTGGACAATCTGCTCTCGAATGCGTTGAAGTACAGCCCGGAGGGGGCCGCTGTGAAGTTGCATATGGAGCCGCGCCGCGATGAAGGGTTGATGTTTGTCGACGTGACAGACTGCGGACCGGGGATACCAACAGAGGAAGTCCCGCATATTTTTGAACGATTTTATCAGGGCCGCACCAAGACACGACATGTCTCGGTGGGCAGTGGGTTGGGGCTGGCCTTGGCCAAAAAGGTAGTGGAAGCCCATGGCGGACGTATCTGGGTCGACAGTGAAGTCGGAAAAGGAACGACTGTGCGGTTCATGTTGTGTCTGACAAAACCGGGGATACTGGCATAG
- a CDS encoding sigma-54-dependent Fis family transcriptional regulator: MEQERILVVDDDEGLLHLLRMRLSALGFSVTPCTGGRDALTAARQETFDIAITDLRLRAEDGLALTEELMQIQPGLPVIILTAHGSIPNAVEAMQRGAFGYLTKPFDDKELKATLDKALIQLRMTREIQRLKSLVKELYGLENVIARSPAMQRLFQQVAQIADSDATILLTGETGTGKEVLARVLHANSRRSKGPFVALNCAAISETLFESELFGHIRGAFTNAVAAKRGLFQSANGGTLFLDEIAEMSLPMQVKLLRAVQEREVREVGAEYATKVDVRIIAATNKDLAESVKAGTFRHDLYYRVSVVPLALPPLRERKDDIPLLAQHFLKQSAKRSNKDVRGFTPAAMHRLMVYPWPGNVRELENAVEKAVVMSRQDMVLPEFLPTAGATSDIGLKPLTEAKEDFERTYLRNVLQMTGGNISRAAQFAGRYRADFYKMLKKYGLHPSMLKERSDFELSDLEEVTEEVKDA, translated from the coding sequence ATGGAGCAGGAACGCATTCTTGTTGTAGATGATGACGAAGGATTGTTGCATCTGTTGAGGATGCGGCTGTCGGCGCTTGGGTTTTCTGTGACGCCGTGCACTGGTGGTCGCGATGCGCTCACGGCTGCTCGGCAGGAAACGTTTGACATCGCGATTACTGACTTGAGGTTGCGAGCTGAAGATGGGTTGGCCTTGACTGAGGAGCTCATGCAGATCCAGCCAGGTCTGCCAGTCATTATTCTCACGGCCCACGGAAGCATTCCCAATGCTGTCGAAGCGATGCAACGCGGAGCTTTCGGGTACCTGACGAAACCGTTCGATGATAAAGAACTCAAGGCGACCCTCGACAAGGCCTTAATTCAGCTACGCATGACGCGTGAGATTCAGCGCCTCAAATCTTTAGTGAAGGAGTTGTACGGACTGGAGAACGTCATTGCCAGAAGTCCCGCAATGCAGCGATTGTTCCAGCAAGTTGCGCAGATTGCGGATTCAGATGCGACCATTCTGTTAACTGGAGAGACTGGTACTGGGAAAGAAGTGCTCGCGCGCGTACTTCATGCCAATAGTCGTCGTTCAAAAGGTCCATTTGTGGCCTTGAATTGTGCGGCGATCAGCGAGACTCTCTTTGAAAGTGAATTGTTCGGACATATTCGCGGCGCCTTCACCAATGCGGTAGCGGCCAAGCGGGGTCTCTTCCAAAGTGCAAATGGGGGCACTCTCTTTCTCGACGAGATTGCCGAAATGTCCTTGCCCATGCAGGTGAAACTTCTACGTGCGGTACAGGAGCGGGAAGTGCGGGAGGTGGGGGCGGAGTACGCAACCAAGGTAGACGTGCGTATCATTGCAGCAACGAACAAGGATCTCGCAGAAAGCGTAAAAGCCGGAACCTTCCGTCATGACCTCTACTACCGAGTATCCGTTGTCCCCCTAGCTCTCCCTCCGCTGCGGGAGCGAAAAGACGATATTCCGCTTCTTGCGCAGCATTTTTTGAAACAAAGCGCTAAACGTTCGAATAAGGATGTTCGTGGATTTACCCCTGCAGCCATGCATCGCCTCATGGTGTATCCATGGCCGGGTAACGTGCGAGAACTTGAAAATGCTGTCGAAAAAGCTGTCGTAATGTCTCGGCAAGATATGGTGTTGCCAGAATTCCTTCCGACGGCGGGGGCGACCTCAGACATTGGCCTGAAACCATTGACTGAGGCCAAGGAGGATTTTGAGCGGACCTATTTGCGCAATGTCCTTCAAATGACAGGTGGGAATATCTCTCGCGCGGCGCAATTTGCCGGCAGATATCGCGCAGATTTCTATAAGATGCTGAAAAAGTATGGATTACATCCGTCCATGCTGAAAGAACGTTCGGATTTTGAGTTGAGTGACTTGGAAGAAGTAACAGAGGAGGTCAAGGATGCCTAG
- a CDS encoding PilZ domain-containing protein, which translates to MPKHFKLRTYQRAMICGIGYYLSEDFLGKGTVWDMSLGGWRIQGDHQVKIGMRLTLRMDLTDEQVPLEIEQAVVQWVGGQDFGVHIERIHRSAAIKLERFIGRHLCILPQVEH; encoded by the coding sequence ATGCCGAAACACTTCAAACTTCGTACTTACCAGAGAGCCATGATTTGCGGAATAGGATACTATCTCTCAGAAGATTTTCTAGGCAAAGGCACCGTTTGGGATATGTCGTTGGGAGGATGGCGAATCCAAGGGGACCATCAAGTCAAGATTGGCATGAGACTCACACTGCGGATGGACCTGACTGATGAACAGGTTCCATTGGAAATCGAACAGGCCGTCGTTCAGTGGGTCGGCGGACAGGACTTCGGAGTTCATATCGAGAGAATTCATCGCTCAGCGGCAATCAAGCTGGAACGTTTTATCGGACGCCATCTGTGCATACTTCCCCAGGTTGAGCACTAG
- a CDS encoding PilZ domain-containing protein yields MKNRYSQRVSVDCSVMFAGENMVAEGRILDLSLPGCLMESSKTLAAGEYIQLRLFLPDRQAPLHVELAAIRWAEDSKVGIEFIRTSKYEQHRLEQFVRRTSGRDVSSTLNDEGVFAGTARNEKQL; encoded by the coding sequence ATGAAAAATCGATATAGCCAACGAGTATCAGTAGATTGTTCCGTCATGTTTGCCGGAGAAAACATGGTTGCCGAAGGACGGATTCTCGACCTCTCCCTACCGGGATGCCTCATGGAAAGCTCGAAAACACTGGCCGCCGGTGAGTATATCCAACTGCGGCTATTTCTGCCGGACCGGCAGGCTCCTCTGCATGTCGAACTTGCAGCCATCAGATGGGCCGAAGACTCGAAAGTTGGCATCGAGTTCATCCGCACATCCAAATATGAACAGCATCGACTCGAACAATTTGTGCGCCGGACCTCGGGACGCGATGTTTCCTCGACGCTGAACGATGAGGGTGTCTTTGCTGGAACAGCACGGAATGAGAAACAGTTGTAG
- a CDS encoding outer membrane beta-barrel protein: protein MFTIRSLSGVVLVLTLAWSVPIACAEDNGLTPQVDPYIALFGGITLPSKTDGKVNNAGMNLTVLDQDFGSSKSLGGKVGVWFPGLRRSTGLDFGVELDVTNYQPDVKAGRFQANGTLNGIPIIGTASRSSNMDVNATIVATNLLLRLPLYVSAEFPQGRLYPYLGGGPGVQKSSFGSDGKSDYDLALQAVAGMHVFLAKRVSLFAEYKFTHSTQTFGFTSSTGATQDERYTFNVSHVVGGLAVHFGN from the coding sequence ATGTTCACCATACGGTCTCTGAGTGGAGTTGTGTTGGTTCTCACGCTGGCATGGTCGGTACCTATTGCCTGCGCAGAAGACAACGGTCTCACACCTCAAGTCGATCCTTATATCGCACTGTTCGGCGGGATAACGTTGCCGTCGAAAACCGATGGGAAAGTCAATAATGCCGGAATGAATCTTACGGTCTTGGATCAAGACTTCGGCAGCTCAAAATCCTTGGGAGGAAAAGTCGGTGTCTGGTTTCCTGGACTGCGACGTTCCACCGGTCTGGATTTTGGTGTGGAGTTGGATGTCACGAATTATCAGCCAGACGTAAAGGCTGGGCGGTTCCAGGCAAACGGCACACTCAATGGAATTCCGATTATCGGAACAGCTAGCCGGAGTAGCAACATGGATGTGAATGCCACTATCGTTGCCACCAACCTCTTACTCCGTCTGCCGCTATATGTATCAGCTGAGTTTCCTCAGGGTCGGCTTTATCCATATCTCGGAGGAGGGCCAGGCGTTCAAAAATCGTCGTTCGGCTCCGACGGAAAATCAGACTATGATCTGGCACTTCAAGCCGTCGCCGGCATGCACGTCTTCCTTGCCAAACGCGTCTCCTTGTTCGCGGAGTATAAGTTTACGCACTCCACCCAAACCTTCGGCTTCACAAGCTCTACCGGTGCCACCCAGGATGAGCGATATACCTTCAATGTCAGTCATGTCGTGGGTGGGCTTGCCGTCCACTTTGGAAACTGA
- a CDS encoding helix-turn-helix domain-containing protein, translating to MEMSEEVFKRLYSVREAARYLGISQWAVRHLNWSSKLPCVRQGRRVLFDIYDMDRFIENNKREGHHGDDLSTQETRSDDRDFGRTGPILDEVLR from the coding sequence ATGGAAATGTCAGAGGAAGTATTCAAACGGCTGTATTCGGTTAGAGAGGCGGCTCGATACCTCGGTATCAGCCAGTGGGCAGTCCGGCACCTCAATTGGTCCAGCAAACTGCCCTGTGTGCGGCAGGGACGGCGGGTCCTATTCGATATTTACGATATGGACCGGTTTATCGAGAACAATAAGCGGGAGGGGCATCATGGGGATGATTTATCGACGCAAGAAACGCGATCCGACGACAGGGACTTTGGCCGAACAGGGCCCATATTGGATGAAGTATTACGTTGA